TTTCGTTAAACCGCTTTTGGTACACGTTTAGTTTTGTGTAAATTGTTTACAAGTATTTTCAAAATGCCTAATTTGTGAGAACCGGCACGTGTGATATTGCATATGTTTCTCTTTTAAGATTATCATATAAAATTATACTAAATATTGCAGTTGTGTAAGTACAGTCATTTAATGACATTTATGAGAAAACACGAATGTATGTGTACGATCGGTCTTATTGGTAGCATGTTAAAGCTGACAGGTCTCATTTGTATTAATGTATGTGCAATTATTATTTGGCATATGTTAATAAGTAAACAATGTCATCGTGATCAAGATTATTACGCAACGTTTATCTACCTGAGGCCGaccaaaaaatatatgtttaaacaacCATTGTTGCATTATCAAATAGTGCATCTGTACGTTTGATTGCATAAAATAATATACACGGAAATTGATGCATGAATAATGTTGCTTAATCTGTTATGTGCTTGTTTACGAGACTTCTATCTTAACGTTGTCAAATTCAACGAAGCACAGCGAAACCGATATAACTACGTAATAATTCGATACTTAGTGTTTAagtaaaaacaatattgtgttttaataGAACATAAGCATGTGACTTTGATTCAGTAAAAATAATGACTAAGATCCGTCATGgttaatgcgtattttaaatgtctattttcataaaaacatttaacatcagCGTTTAATTGCTTTGATTAGTATTGCATATTGTGCCTATTACTTCCCTTTGCTAATGCATGCGTTGTGTaatgtaaatatagaaatacataataTTAAACTGACTTTCTGTAAAActttattcatttaatattttaaattaaagtgAAAAAACTGTGCGTGCGCTTTGATTTACGAGAACATCTActaatacatttatgtttaatgaacatttattaataaagtGTGGTACATTTTATATTCAGTAATCTGTTTTAAATCGAGCTAAGAATCACATAAATATCTATACTTCTGAAAGCTACATAAAGGAGACacaattatatttgtacatatcCTGTTACAATATAAGAATAGACAAACCGCGCGACAAGTCCGGTATGTTTAACCACATACACGGATATTATTGAAAATTAATTGATGAAAAATCAGGCTATATCTCTCAATTGCATGCTGATGATACTTGATTGGTAAGGTTCCTTCCAATCAAATGCATCTGAATGCATCCAAGTAAATTCTTCATCCGTGTAATGTGAACAAGTACGGAGGCGCGTAAGTGTagaatttaacaaaatatgtgacGATACAgagaaatactttttatttagCTTAATATGTTTCAATGTcagtttacattttttattttatgctttccggtggtttattgagaaatatcagtgaattaaaactgataatttcactgtttcaaacaatgaaaattatcagtgaaaattatcgataattttcactgtttatgtttaatgacgtcaatttttttgacgaaatgacgtcattttcccagcgaaattctttagttaaactctttaacaatgtatataaactgtgaaaaaaagcataaaataaaaagaaaatttgttgggttcagtggattatcgattttaatttactcgtgatcatataaaatatatattttctatgatcactcgtgaattaaaatcgataatccaccgaatccaacaaatatcctctatataattgtaaaatgttcaaaatcatTGAATCATATGACCGTTGGAATATCTAACACTTTTTCATTGAAATTGTGTAAGATGTAAATACATTATAGTCAAATCACCTAAACTAATATCGATAAAATGAAGCTCATAACTGACATATTCATGACATCTTCACTATAATGCATAATGGTTGCAGTTATGGCGCACCAAACCTCGAACCTAACGAAGCGTTTCTTACTCAAATAAACATTGGTGACACATGCTTCAAATGAAGTAAACATATTTTCGGCATGGAATAAACAAGACCGAATTATCATTTTTAACCACATACATTACTTATTTACgagctttaattttgttttatctaTACGTTAAAGATTTTGTGGTCTCTATTTGTAAAGTCAAGACATTAACTAAAATAGACTTAAAAAGGTACTGCTTTGTGCGGATGAATAATGCACAATATTGAGTTATTATAACACTCGATGAGGTCGCTTTGTTTTCAACTTGGCGAGAACAGTGTTTGTGAAACTTTAAGACTCTAAAGGATATGAAATAACTGTAGTATCTTATATGCTCCCAGACGGTGCAGCCTGGAATGTAAACAGCTGGGTGGGTTGTGTAAAGATAATAGCGCGTTCTGGATGTGGATGTTGAATGTGTTTAATCGTATATTTCTTGAAAGTGGAATACAATGTATAATGAAATGAGGAGCACATAGGTTGACCAGGCAGCGATTTTCTCATCTAAGTTCTAAGTTTTTACGACACCAAGTCAGGTCTCTTGTTATAAATAGTTTGACCTTTAATAACACACACACTATGCTGACCAACTTATATAAAAATTGTGTTCGAGGATACTATTGCGGTTGTTTTCTACTATGGTTTTATTCCGCTAACCATATTGCATCGGAATTTCTATTCGGTTAGATTAAATAGCAGTTTAAGTATTGGACACATGCATATCGTTACATGTATAGCACTTGTGATTAATTATATATTTGCTTAATGTTACTTGTTATTCATTGTTGTCTGaataaatattgactttaagACCGAACATCGACAGCTGTAATGTTTTTAATCACTTCATAAAGAAATTTATACAAGTGGTAAACCATAGATTTTTTTTTAGGTTACCAGTCAATgctttgctttttttttaaattatttaagtatGAAAGAACATACGAAGAACCGACGATTTGTACATGTGTGCTTCTGAACATATATAGGCATAACATCCAAAACCGTACCTTTTAAATTCTTTATCACCAATTGACAAATGACATACGACTAAACTCGTCTTCAAAATGGCGATGCTGGTAAAATTAATGGTTTTACATATGTCAGCAAGCGTGTTCTTTCATAACCCGGCCTATGCAAAATGTCCTTTTGACGCGTGCTCTATAATACCCCACTCGTGTAAAGCTAATCAAGAGTGCGTAACTGTGGATGATTGTTCAATGATGTGCACGTGTCCATCAGGGCAGTGCGATAATGTGACGTCAACAAACTTCATAACTTCAACACAACCCACTGAGGCAAAGGTAACGTCAACGACAATATCTGGGACAAATTGCTCATGCGTTCACGGTACGTGTGTGAATAACGCCACAACTCCATGTGTCTGCAACCACAACTGGTTTGGTAAAACGTGTAATGTAACATGCAATCAAATTTGTGGAGAAAGTATGTTATGCATTGGTGGTATTGAAAACATGCTATGTATACCAGATGGTGTGAATGACAATCATGAGCCAAAGAACCTTTCAAACCCCGACGTATGTAGTCCGACCTACGTCAAACGACCAGATTCGGAAAGAAGTTGCAGTTTGATTCCACTGAGTTGTGAATTTGGAGTATGCATTGAAATGACGGATACGATTCACTGCAATTGTGACCTTGGGGCTACCGGTCAGCTGTGCGAACAGAGATGCTGTCGAAACTGTGGTGCGCATGGCTCATGTCGTGTCGTGCCTGGATCTGGAATAGAAGAGTGCAACTGCGAGAAGAACTATACCGGCGCGTTTTGTGAAATACCTAACCACATAGCTAACAATTCTTGTAACTGTGTTCATGGCTCATGTAATGATGCGAGAACGTGCATTTGTAACAAAGGATGGACGGGAGCCACGTGCAACATATCCTGTTCGGATCATTGCGGTCAGGGTAGCACTTGTGCAGAAGTCTTTAGCAAAGTAATATGCAACCCAACCAGAAAAGAGACCACGAGCCAGAGTCAGACCACGAGTATCCCGCGCCAGGACGCTTGCAGCTCCGACTACGTCCTTCGACCAGTACAAGAACGGGAATGCATGGGCATATTTAATTGTACATACGGGACCTGTGTTATCCAAGGAGACTTTATGTTGTGTCAATGCGATATTGGTGTATCGCCCGGATATCAGCTATGTGAGCACAAATGTTGCAAGGACTGTGGAAACAACGGGCGGTGCTACTACCACCCTGAGCTAAATGAGATATGTGACTGTGACATTAAATATGCAGGGTCACTGTGTGAGATATACAATCCGCCAGGTACGATTGGGTCTTTATTTACCAGATGATTTCACAACACATGGTAAAAACAGGTATATAATGTCCCAGTCGTGAAATACTTTAACGTGTCTCAGTTGCATTAGAACATAACAGTATTGTGTCAATCgtctttgatatatttaaacttaatattCATTTCTATAGTTTGTAATGGATACTATATGGCTGTTCAATGAGGAATCGCTTTTATATAATTAACTTCAAAACAGTATTACCTTATTAAGTAACTCAGATGTTGCTTTTGCATATACCGTTGATATTATCACTGAATTGCAACAGTTCAAACAATGCTGCGTCTAATGACAGTGTATAGCATTACATGTAATTAGTGACTTAATTCCTGTTTTATCTCGTTACTGTTGGTGAAAAAAAAGATTACttttattgttcttttaaccGTGTGTAGCATATTTATACGTGTTTATATTCATGTCAAATTGTACGTTCGATACGTTCACACTACAGTAATCTTACTGACGTGtttcaaataacattattttaaaaagacCATATCACGTGTTTGCATTTCTGGAGCAGATCAgggatttaaatttataaaagaaAGTCAAATTGACTTTTTCTTGAAATTTTGCGGATTCAAACTAAATATTGCAAGAGCATCTTCTTAGCGCGGCTATTTTATCATAAACATTTACCTAACAgtttcaaaatattgaaatgcaAGCATGACAAATATATACTGAAGTTGATGCTTTTTATTCATATATAGCAATGGTCATCTCAATTATTTGGTATACTGTAACCTAGAATAAAAATTAACTAGATGTATAGACATATGGACGACGGACATGAAAACGTTATCCAATTAGCGTCTAATTAGCATTATTTGCTCTGCTGAGCTAAAATGAATTGCATTAGGCCtaagactttaaaaaaatgacattctgataaaatattgaaagcaTAATTAagtattaaatgtttgttttacacATCCTaaaactttcaaaacattttaaggtAGATATagatgtatttatataataagaTTAAAATATGACACAAGTTGTTAATGCTTCCATTGTGCGTTTGACACACATGGGACACTTTGTTAAATATCTTTATTTGCATAACACGAAAACCCTACGTAAATTTATTATgacaaacatacaatatataccATGT
This sequence is a window from Dreissena polymorpha isolate Duluth1 chromosome 16, UMN_Dpol_1.0, whole genome shotgun sequence. Protein-coding genes within it:
- the LOC127861536 gene encoding neurogenic locus notch homolog protein 1-like produces the protein MLCIPDGVNDNHEPKNLSNPDVCSPTYVKRPDSERSCSLIPLSCEFGVCIEMTDTIHCNCDLGATGQLCEQRCCRNCGAHGSCRVVPGSGIEECNCEKNYTGAFCEIPNHIANNSCNCVHGSCNDARTCICNKGWTGATCNISCSDHCGQGSTCAEVFSKVICNPTRKETTSQSQTTSIPRQDACSSDYVLRPVQERECMGIFNCTYGTCVIQGDFMLCQCDIGVSPGYQLCEHKCCKDCGNNGRCYYHPELNEICDCDIKYAGSLCEIYNPPVKYTEVEKVQWWFYLLAILIPIIVMTLFMSLVLMYLWKRRVIVVLKAVRLFQAYEDDDECQCDAFISFRSNTPDEDYVIHTLFPKLTREMGFNVNVHYKDFITGNEITNNIIYAVENSRRTILVVSPHYLTSNLTNMEWHSRRCSSTRTR